In Gossypium arboreum isolate Shixiya-1 chromosome 3, ASM2569848v2, whole genome shotgun sequence, the sequence AAACTCTTAATCTATTACTGAATACTGCAATAACTGTGAAATTTAAAGTCCTGTTTGGTTGCTGAGAAATGCTTGGAAACTGGAAAATTAATTCGAGTAttatattcaaaagtttttaactATTTGAAAACTGACCAATTTGAACTATATGTTTCTTGTTTTTGGCTTGTTAGTGGAATTAGAATGCAATAACCTATTGCTGaaaacaaaatttgttaaatataGCTATTATGCTTTTTAAGTGTTTTTTATGTCACAGTGATTTGGAATTTGGTATATTAGAATGACTGAACTCTAGGCTCTAATTAATTCATTGACTGGTTTTTCCTTTTTAGCTTGAACTTTACATTCATTTAAGAAAGTTTTGCTTCCTTAAGTTAGATTAGAAGGATTGAACTTGAAACTGTTGCATGATTTATTTTCAGGATGGGAATGATTCTGTAGATTCAAAACAGGACACTACGGATATGGCACTTTTCGTGAGTTCCTCTATTCTCTAGCACTTTTATGTGTCACTAATAAATTTAGATTACAGATTATTCCTTCTCTTCATGGTTATTTGGACCAGATGATATTAACTATGCTTTTAGGGAGATTTACCAAACATTGCACTTGAAACTGTTGGACCATCTTAAAGATGATGGTTCTATAGTTTAAATGACTTTCATCCAGCTTTTACTGAATTTAgtctttctcttctttttgcaGGTCCAGAATCTACTTCAACAGATGGTGAGTTCTTATTTTCAATTGATTTGATATTCTGTATGGAGTTAAAGAACAATGAATTTTAAGCAGATGTAGCTAAGTTTGCTATATGCTTTCATGTTGCAGCAATCAAGGTTCCAAACAATGTCTGATTCCATCATCACGAAGAATATCCTTTTCGTATTATCTGATCACAGCATAATACTTAGAAAGCTTAACCTCGAAGAGATGAATTGCTTCGTTTTTTTTCTATTACATCATAGAATTGTTGTTTTGTTGATTTTGGGATTCTTTTATGGGAGGCTGGCTAGGTCTTAAACTTGCTTTGCAAAATGCAAAATGGAGGGTCCTTAGTTTTCTACCAGGGTTTTAGTCTGTTCTTAGGTTGGATTTGTATTGTGGGGAACTAGCTATGgggggtttcaattttgatttcacTTGTCCTTGTTTCTTAGGTGCTACCAAATTAAGCTAACTTTGACTTTTCATTTTTATTGAAGACCCATGTTAGACATCCTTATCCAATGCCTACCCGAGCATGGGTTTGGGATATGATCCTCCGAGGACTTTCCAAATACATAACAGTCTTAGAaaaatttaacatatatatatttctgtTCCAAACAAAATAAAACTGCATTCCGCTTGTAAACATTTTCTTGATTTCCCTGACTTCAATGAACTCGATGAGATGGGCAGCAGGATAGATGAGCTAGAACAAAGCATCAATGATCTCAAAGCAGAGATGGGTGCAGAGAACTCTCCTCCTCCAGTTCCTCCTGCGGTAAAAGATGATTCCAAGTCACCCAATGAATCCTAATGCGATAGCTTAAGGAAATTCGGCATCTAAAGCCAGTAATTCAAGCCTCCTCTAATTGCTATTTTCATAGACTACCCTTATATTTGTAACTCATCCTTTTGTTGAATGTTGAAAACCATCAGCAACATGCATCTTATTCTTTAAACAGAACTTTAAGGCCATGATTAGGCTTTTTAATCTATGCATATTTGAATACTGTAATAGCTATGTCTGACATGAATATTCACGGGTCACGGATTTCTGAAGCAATCAATCTAGATAGAAAATAGTACTAGTTTGCAAGATAGGTTCATTTTCGTGGATGTCATTACTCTTTAGGTCATTCTACTCTCCAATAGCTTAATTAGATTAATGCATTTTGCTTTGGCTCAACTAATCACAAAAAAACACTTAGGCATTATAGTGTTGCAAATGTGGTCCTGATTTTCCTTGCTGTTTATCTGTGTATTTGCTTGTTttccctttatttatttttttctctttccatACATACCTGTAAATATGAATAAGACATTTGGGGTGCAAATTTAGTTGTGTTGCCATAAAGTTAAGGATATGCCCAATTACAGTTGGGAGTACTTGGTTCCTTTACAATTTTGCATCGTTGTTCTTCTCAGGCATCCAATGCGATATTTCTGCTCCGTGTACCTATCATTTCTTTAAGCATTTGGGCTTTTGATTGAAACGATCTAATTCGGTTAATtggtcggttaataattttttggaaATTTAGTTATCGATTAATTCAGCTTGAAATTGAGTAAATAATCAAAATAActgaacttaataattaataatacaaattttatgtactttttttatatgtttattcttgttttaataaaaaaatatatattttggtttgattaactgttaaaagattaaaaagttcaattaatttgattaatactAATTTGATTTGGTTAACCGTTTGAACACTCTTACTTTCAACAAATTAATTTTCCCTCAACAACTATCATGTTTGTGTTGTACTTTCGTATCATTCAAAATTATCTGcttaatattttatttacaaTTGAAAAATTAGACAAAATTTATATATGACGTACACTTAATGAGATTAAAGATCCATACATCATAATTACACTTACTAAAACTTGAATCTAAAAAAAAAAGCACAAATTTTTATTGCATTTATTTTGTATGCAGCAAAGCAATACAATATAACTTACCTTGATTAAATCTAAACATGAAGGCTTTAAATGAAGGTGGGACTAATTTATTGTATCCAACTATCCAACTATTTTTCAACAACAAATTTTACTCTTTCTTTTCTGGGCCATTTGTTGTCTGAAATCTCCAGAGAAGAAATTCAGTGCCACAAAAATCAAcctaaaaaaaaactgaaaattcATATCTAAGAACTGTACAAataaatatcttttttttttctctcatcaACTAATTATACAATTCCCATAAATATTTCTCAAATTTCATCCACACAAACAGGCATGAAAAATCGataatttgtaaagaagaaaaaaatcatGTCTGCtttttagtaaaatttaaaattttaataaatattacgATAATTTTTTaaggataaatattaaatttataacttGGTTCAATTTACACTTTAATAGATGAAGTTCGGTTTTGTGCAATTATACGTATAAAACTTAAATTGTGgtttatatataaacataaaatttaattttgatttaattgtaCACATTAAAGAAATCAATACATATATTAATttcataattaatataattatttgtatttgtaatatatcaatgtaaaatgacgttaattaaaaataattattaatgatttttaaatatctcacaaaataaaattttatatatgacATTGCATAttaaatcaaagtttatgtaCAGGAGTTGGAAGGGTGCCCGGCccctctaaaataaaaaaatttctattttacccctttaaaattttaatttagtaaacgtaaatttacactttagccccttaaaaatgataaaattttgatttaattatttaaaaattatatttttactatcgaaaaattagtttaatttttcctaaaaatttTCTGGCTTCACCCTATTTATGTATTGTTTCAATATTTATCCCTTCTTTTCCTTTTGGGTAAATGCAAGGTTAGgatttaattttaagatttaggATTAATATTTAGGgtttaacatttaacatttaatattaatatttagaaTTTAGAATTTTAGAGACTAAATTTAAGTTTTAGGATTTAATAtttgagattttaaaattttatttaaatataaatcttaattttaatttttccccgCACATAGCCCTGCCgacatatttgttactttgttttaatattttttaattttaaaaatacttaaATTTATTACTTATTTAATACTAAACTTCTAtacttaaattatttaaattaaatcagcaaattgatttttttcatttaaaagaaaaaacttGGAATAAAAAACTACAAAAGcaatataaaagaaataaatccaataaaaaaggaaaattaaaaaaagtagGATTTAAATACAACACATTATCAATGTAATTATAATTCATGCTATTATAATCTCATCTTTATTCTGAcacttctatatatatatatatatatatacacaaaattttggaaaaatatttgaGAACAACAATCGCATCAGCAAGCAATACAcacaattaaattattcaaatataagaagaaaataaagatgaaattaaattacatttttaGAAATAGAGAggcaacaaatttttttttaaattaaaaggataatttaaaaaatagtaataaatcTAACGCCGACAGCGCGTAATTCTACTGCACCCGCGTGAGTAAGGATTAGCCTGAGCTCCCGGCCGGCAGTTATAGTAGGACGCGCCACGTCGCGAGCATGGCACCGTGTTCCTCCTCAACGCACCGTAGCTAATGTAGCGAGTCCTGGCTAAAATGCGCCTGCTGATCTCGGAGTCCATGGCGAACTCAGCATCGAAGTCCGAAGACTCCTCCCCGCTTAGCATCAGGCACTCGGCGATGGATCCGCGGCATTCCGATTTACTCGGGAGAAAAAGGCCGCCGACGACGTCGAGAGTGGGAGAAGAAGACGAGAGCGCCACGTGGACGGCCAGGATGGTGGAAATGGTGAGGAAAGTGAAGGAGAATCTATAGCTTCCCATTTTTGAGGTTTCTTAGATTTTGTATTTCTGTTGAAGGAGGGAGTGGAAATAAGGGCAGGATTTAGGATTATATGTGATTACAAGTCAGAGAAAGCCACTGATGTTTGGATGTATTTGCGATTCTGCCACTTTAATTTCGAGTTTAATTGTAATTTAAGAAAAACAGTTATTTTCTTTAACCAGACTTTGACGGTTTTGACAAACGTTGTATTGAGAATTACGCTCGTCATAGTTGGGTTAAAGTTAAATTAATTGATACAAAtcgatttaatttaattaattgattaataGTCGAAtttagtttcataaaaaattaattaatattttttaaaattttaataattaattaattcaatttgagaATCATTATTAATAACCGTCGAAGCACTGGAAATTTAAATATCTAACTGACCATACAAAATAATGCCTCAATTTTCTCTATTACCATATAATAGGGTTTTTAGTCTGTTGTTGGTTACTTAGTATTTGAAGAGTAAAACATAAAAACAGTCATAAAactatttcttttgttttattttcatcaccgaactattaattttttgatttaattatttaacatttcaaaattaaatattttagtcattcTTGCCGTTAATTTATTGTGGGTTTAGATCGACGGTGTAGTGCAGtacgtttagcttactttttatctcacgctacaatatctaatctcaccgccatCACTGTTTTTATATTAGTTACAAGTAAATGCACTACCCATCCAAACTCACCTTTAGTAATAGAAATATAATATACACTTTTTTTTACACTTCCAATGTGAGAAtgcaaatttaatatttataagtaaCATTGTTAAAAGGAACAATAAAAAATTTTCGAACGTAAATTATAAAACGAGGATgaaagtttaaaaaaaatatataattaaacacAAATGTGATGTAGTTGAATTGAGTAGCCCAAATCAAACCTACTTAAGCCTATAAGCTTAAAAGAGTTTAGTAGCATATTACTCCATTGGGCTTCATACttaaaaacaataaaatcaaatggtaaaaaataaaatttgggcCCATCCAACAAATAGCCCAAAAAATTAAATCTTTACCATAATTATTGAATTTTGATATAACTACAAAAGAGTCACTTTCCATCTTTCCTCTcaatttattctaaaataaatatatatttttaaaatataattgatttttttgaaattttaacaacttttatgagttaaattaatttttagttgTTTAAATATCAAGCAATTTGATAgcatacattcaatcaaatgaACCATTTATTTCTCTATTCAATCGGTTTAATCAATCAATtcaaacaaaaatatatttttgacaAAATGTGACATTAGGGATTGTAATAGATATCTTATATTGTGCATTATAA encodes:
- the LOC108480936 gene encoding heat shock factor-binding protein-like; this encodes MDGNDSVDSKQDTTDMALFVQNLLQQMQSRFQTMSDSIITKIDEMGSRIDELEQSINDLKAEMGAENSPPPVPPAVKDDSKSPNES
- the LOC108482307 gene encoding protein RALF-like 33 produces the protein MGSYRFSFTFLTISTILAVHVALSSSSPTLDVVGGLFLPSKSECRGSIAECLMLSGEESSDFDAEFAMDSEISRRILARTRYISYGALRRNTVPCSRRGASYYNCRPGAQANPYSRGCSRITRCRR